The Odontesthes bonariensis isolate fOdoBon6 chromosome 19, fOdoBon6.hap1, whole genome shotgun sequence genome includes the window ggggaaaaaaaagttttacaaCTGCTTTGTACCCATCTGTGGTCTGCAGGCCTGGAGCCGTTCTGTCAGGAGCTGGCAGTGCTGAAAAGGTTTGAGGCGATGGCAAGTGGAAGGATCCTATTGGCTGAGATCTTAGAGAGAACGCAGACACCTCGAGTCGTCCTGTATGACACCTCTCAGGATGATGATGTGAACATCAATGCTGCCTGCATGAAAGCCCTGCAGGACAAGACATTAGCAAGCTCATTACAGGTATGGGGCAGTTTGTGTGAGTTTGCGTACATGTAGGCGGATGAGTGCACGGCAAACTAAACTTTTATCTATCGTCAGGTAAACAGCGCTTATATGAATGTGACTGTCAGCAGTGTTTGCTCAGATGGGACAATTTACTGTCAGCTCCCCTCCAGAGGACTCGCCAATATGAGTGAGATACTGGAGAATGTAGAGACGTACTTCCATTCACAGGTAAACATCACCTTTTAGTCTTATTTagagtttttctttaaaagattATTGAAAGCACTTGAGCTTTTAACATGTGAAATCATCACACTCATTGTAGAGCAATTACTGTAGTCATAGAAATGTGTAAAACCACAGCTAAAAGGATTTATCGTTCTTTTGAATTCACATTTGAAATACAGGATGTCATATAGGACATTGTATTCAGTAGAAAATGGACAAACATGTAATATTATAGCTGGAGTACagtaactttaaacaaaactcATACTTTTTGGACTGTTCAAAACCTTGAATAAACTTTAACACGTTAGTCACACTTATCTTTGCAAAAGCACATGTTTGTACATCTGTATATTTTGAAATTATTCCTCGTTGGATACGAATAATAGAAAAAGACCCTCCCTGCCTTATGTGAATGTTGATTTGACTCATCGGACCAAAAGCTTTCCTTAGTAGCTTCAGACCAGAATGTTAAATTAAGCACAACATCAACACGAGTTCATTAGTTTAGATGAAGTCTGATCCATTCATCTCGAATATATTGGTGTGGTGCTGCTGCTTGGGTGGCGTCGTGGACAGATTGAGATTAGGTCGTTAATCTGGGGTTAAGACATTGCCAAGGCATTTAATCTGTTTGCAGTATGGTGAAGCGGATGCTGTCCTTTAAAGCATTAACATTTTACGTCAGTGTTTAGGTAAACGGTGTGGAGTCGCAAATGCTCTTTTTAACATGGGTAGAGCTGCTTCAGCAGTGCATGTAATTTTCTAACTTTAAGACAGTGTATATGCAAACATcaattatatataaaaacatataTGAAACAGATCTAAAGGAAGTACAGACACATTTAGGAATGACAGTTTTTTATTACACCCGGCTATGAAATCTACTTTGTTTCAGGTAACATCAGAGTTCCTAGTATCCAGACCCTTTTGTGGGAAGGGATGCCTGGCCCGCTATAAAGGCAAATGGTCCCGTGTAGAGGTAAGAGAAATGATCCCTGTAGCACAAACTGTGAaatatacaacaaatgtcaaccTGACACAAGAAATAAAGCCACATGTGCACAATAGAGGCGGGTGGAGGTCCCTCTTTGAATTTAGATCAGAAAGACAGATGTAACAAAGTGTATTAGCATCCACAGTATTGAATTATTCGCTAACACAACTCACCGCCTGGCAGTTTAATCTTTATGCGAATCAGCAACACTGTTAAGCCCTTGATTTAATTTTGTAATCAGTAAAAGAGCTACAGAGTATAATACCTTTGTGGTAAAGTCAGATCTGACGCAGCTTTGTCTGCTGATGTGGTCATGATGGCATGTCTTAACTCTTAATAAATATATGATCCTCTCGTTTCTGTCTTCAGATCACCAACCTGCACGGCAGCAGAGTGTTGGACATCCTGTTTATTGATGTCGGTGTCCAAGCGTCTGTAGAGGTGTTCGAGCTGAGAGAGATCCCACCGCCATTCCTCCGTGACCTCATGGCTATCCCACCACAGGTCAGCGTCAATGTCTTTACTGGGCAGACAATGAAAAGCAGTCAGGAGAAGCAAGAAACAAGGTCAAATGCCTTTACAAATTAGTCTCACAACACATAGTGCTCCTGTTAAAAATGTGGGTAGACGATGCACAAAATGACACACTAACAACTTGTGTTCAGGTTGTGAAGTGCTGTCTAGCAGACCTGGCTGTCAGTGTTGGATCCTGGACTCCGGATGCTGTCCAGTGGCTTCGAGAGAAAGTGCTCAACACCACTGACTGTAGCATGAAGGTAAACAGCATCATCTTTAGAGGCATGATGTAGAAAAGACTGCACAGCTATCATACTGACAAAAGGCATAGCCAAAAAAGGACGCATAGAAAGAAACATCCACATGTACATGCCTGATCGTGTGCACATTTCTTCTCTAAATCCCCATAAACTTATATACCAAGTGGAGTTTGGTTAAATTTCTTACCACTATTATTGCCACTCTTCTCATAATCATTTACCTCTCCAATTTGTTCCCATCATGTTTGTGCTTCCTTTTGTGCTTTCACAATCCCAAGGTTGCCAAGGTCGATGAAACTAAGCGCTGCATCTACGTTCACTTGTTCACCGACAAGAACTTCCATGACCCAGCCCACAGCCTCAACCATCAGATGGCCCAGTCGGACCTTTTCAAACAGCAACCAGACGTCTTCCTAACGAGCCACAGGTtgctgctgctttttcactttGTTATGTCTCTGCTTTATGGCTCATATATTAAACAGCTGTAGTCTGTAGATTCTCAGAAGTAAAGCGAACAATTGAAGGGTCAAAAAATAAGATTTGCAACTAATCTAATTTCACAGCCCAACCAAGATTTCGACAAATGCTTCACTCTTCAAGACCTCCAGCACCAGTGACTCAGCTAATAGCAGTACAAAATCAGCCTCTGTTCCAGCCAAACCTCATCCCAAGAAGACCCTGTCAGgacccagaggaggaggaggaggaggaggaggaagaggaagaggagggagcaCAACCACCAGCCCACCAGAATCACCGTCACCCCCTTCACCCTCTCTCCAACTTCCACCACTACTAGAGCTGCCCCCAATTGGTAATGAGGGGGAAATATATGCTTTCATGAAAAACTCGCTGCTATTatgtatctttttctttttttttttggattacatAAGTATTGCACTTGATTGCTCTACTCCTCAGGGCTCTGGTTTTGTAAGAACTCTTATAGAATAagccacatttttcttttactctCAGGAAACAACATCGATGTATACGTGTCACTGGCGTGTCATCCAGGCCACTTTGTGCTGCAGCCCTGGAGAGATATGTATAAGCTGGTGGTGCTGATGGGAGAGATGATACTCTACTACAATAAAACTGAGGAGAAACCACTCAACATAGAGAAGAATCATATATATGCTGCTAAAGTAGAGAACAAGTGAGTTAAGCAGTGGCTTTGtctcattaaaaagaaatcactGGTTTGGAAATATGTTACGACCTCCAACTGCACGGGATTCTGCTCTCAGGAATACCATCTGATAGAGAACCAGATGTTCTCTGTCCTAATACATGTACTTTTCCGTTTTTGACTCTCCAGTTGGCATCGAGTGTTAGTCAAGGGAGTTCTGAGCAATGGGTTGGTGTCTGTATATGAGTTGGACTACGGTAAACATGAGCTGATCAGCTGCAGCCAGCTCAGACCTCTGATCAAGGAGTTCAGACAGCTGCCTTTCCAGGGAATCACTGCTCAGCTGGCTGGTGAGTAGACAATACATGACATACTACAACTTGTCATTATttgtttcacaaaaaaataagcCAATATGTAGAAGCAGTGTGCGAAAAACTAAGAACACTCCATGATTTAATAGCTTGTGGAAGCACTTTAAGCTCCAATAACGTCAAGTTATTGTttgatgttatcagtctctcagaTCTATGTGGGGGAACCTTGGTCCACTCTTCTTTAAAACGTCACTTCATTTAATTGACCTTTGCAGCGTCATTTATGCACAGCTTTCTTAAGGTctcaccacagcatttcaaccaggttgaggtctggactttaacTGCAGCATCAACTTCTCCGAGATGTGCGGCTGAGCAtgatgaccaaacatctccactttggtcttgttccagaagtcttgggATTTGTTCGGATGCAACTTTACAAActtaagctgtgctgccatgtttttagagagaagaggctttctcttgGCAACCCTTCTAAACAAGccatacatgttcagtctttctcTAATGTcttgaactttaacatttaacatgtttttttgcAGTTGCTCTTAGCGTTGCGTGATCTGAACTTGTGGGGAACTTGCGGCAACTTCCTCTCCTGGAAAGCTAGCAAGCTGTCtcaaatgttttccacttgtgaataatcttcctccctgtagaatgatggacacCAAATTGTTTGAAAATGGCCTTGTTATCCTTTTCTAGATTGATGGGGTGTTTTTTCATCTGATGTTcaatattataatataatagtCTTGTTGTTCAAGTTGGTCATTTGCTCATttgttcttcttcacctccacccaCAGGAGTGAAGCCGAGGCAGTGGTCAGAGGAAGCCTCCATCGTGTTCAGGAACCACGTGGAGAAGAAACCTCTCGTGGCCCAGCTGGAGACTGTGCAGGAAGCCACAAACCCATGGGACAGGAAGTTGACAGTCTTCCTGGTGGACACTTCACAGGAAGAAAGAGACATCTGGATGCATGACATCATGGCTGAGTTCGCAGATGAGCCGAGCAACGAGCTGTAGACAGTAAAGGATCACCGAGGAGTGTTGGTTGCCGAGCACTTGTCCCGGTGATCAGTGAAGACACAGTGAGTTGTGGATAGACAAAATAGAGGAAACTTATCTGTCTTTATCTATCTACTATTTAGTGGGACTAAATGAAGAAAATTAAACACATTAGAGACGTCACTGAAAGGGGAAATTAAAAGGGTTTGATATCATGTAGAGTGACACTGACATAAAGACGAGATCAAAAGGCGTTCAAGCCACTGTTGTGTTATGGAGTGTACATGAAAGGATGTTGTGATGTTGTTAGAGTTACTTCAGCGTGACCATTGGACAAAATACCCATTTACTACATTGTGGTGATGCTCTTACCTGCTCCACACATCTTTATAGTGAAAAAAAGCTGTTGACAATGAGCCTGATAGTCTCACAACGCTGTGCAAATGATACAGCATTCTTTCCTAAAACCGTTTGGTGCAGGCTTTAATGCAAAGCAGCATCCTAAAGTACTGCGTGTGCATCCTGTGTCAAAGTGCGCCAATATGGGAGAGTTTGAATCCCAGCACATGTGAGCACCATGCTTTCGTTTACAGTCTGCTTTTGGATGGTATTTCTCAGTGTGGCAAAGTTTACAAAAGTTAGAGCAGACGTTCCCCAAAGAAGAGGAGAAATTCAACGTTCTCAGAGTCAGGGAGATGAGTAAAGTCAAAAAGGAAGTTGTTTAATAGTGTATTTCCCGTcaatttgtcaaaaatcattGACAAAGAAGACACAGACGTCCCTGGATTTGTGCAGAGTTATGAACTTTGACTATTGCCTGAGACAGAAATTGATTTTATTTGTCTATCCCGACATCAGTTGTTTTCAGCAATAAATCTTAGCTCTGTATTCATGGTTAATGGTTTAAGACTTTCCAATTAATCAAATGATTGAATTAATATATAACCAGCTGTGAACAAGATAAAtgtgatttttcatttttattttttttgcgtgTTTTGTGCGTGTTTTTTTGGTGGGCAGAAATCGTAACATATCAGTGAAACTGCACGTGCTGGAACCCACATCCTGACTCCTGTGATGTGGGCGCCTCGTGCATCTCCTCTCTACATGTCAAACCCTTGATTCCAGTTTTTTGCTTTTTGGCAGATTGaattcttcctcctcctcgtttttttttcttttctttttttcctgtttcctgtccgACAACGAGACAACTGTAAGTTCAGCAGATTACTTCAGCTGCATGTTGCACATCATCTTGAAATGAAAATCTGATGTTATAATGATAAAACGGACTAAGTTACCAGTAGTTTAAGCTTTTGGATAAATTTCGCTTATCAGCATCCGCTGTTGGTCTGATTTGGGATTTGATTCTGAGATGTGACTTTACTTGATACACGATGGTTTTTGGGTGTGCAAATGCATCTTCAGTTATAATGAGTATAGATCTGACAAAGCTCAAAGCTGCATTGTTAACAacttacattttatttatatttaaattttaTTCTCTAGATGCTGGTAGCTGCGTTATTATTCCCATCTTGTTTAACAATGACCATATATGAATAATAAAACAGATGATTTTGGAATAAAGTCTGAGAGGTTGACATAATCTGTCCATTCTGTCTCTTGTAATCTTGTCGTGTTGCTACAGTCAACACATACACCCAACTGATTCtgatttctttattaaaatagCAAAATTGTTCAGTACTATCTAAATGAGATAACATAGCAAAAAGTCTATGAATCTGTCAAAATAACACTCGGGCCTTACAGTTCAAATGAAAAGCTCATTATGCATACAGTTACATGGATAGTTAGACAGTGTGGTGGAAGTTTATACTTACATTACAAACATAAGTTTGCAAATTGTGACCACTTATTTGTAGCTGTATTTGTTTTGCCTGAGACCTTTGAATCCACTCGCTGTTTCAAGTTGACTGAAACTGGAAACAAAGTACAACGCGTTTACAGTTCTGTCTAGATTTCGGGTAAGTAATGGTTACTCCACGTCGCCGTCCTTCCCGGTGCTCAGTGAATTGAGAGCATCATCACAAACTCTGAAAACAAGGAGGCAGAGGACAAAACGCCGAGTCAGTGCTGAGTTGATCCGAAGACTGTAAGTCAAAGATAAGCGCTCCTGTTTGAGTGCCATATATTTGCATTGAACACTAGGCATCAGCCATCGGTAAGTACTTTCGAAAGGGTCGAAAACTGACAACTAACCATTGAAAAGACTTAAAAATGGGGAAAACATCTGCTCTGCTCTTGATCTTAGCCGGCGCGCTAAAGTAGAATTTTTAGTTAAGTTTGAAGCCGACTTAGTGTATTTTTAGATAATTACCTGCCGGCCTGCTGGTGTTTGAGGCGTGCATTAAAGATAGACTCTAGATTTTTGGGGTTGGGTAAGTATCCTTATTTACTCAATTTTGGTCTCAATTTCTTTTTCTGAGCCTTTGAACCAATACCTCTGTTTAAAGGTTCTGTGACACTCAGGCTTTAATATATAAAATTCAGCTTCATCAGGAGACATGGTCATACAAAGCTGAATGTCATCAGCACAGCTGTGGAAGAACACGTCATGTCTCCTGACGATACTGCCCAGGAGTAGCACGCACAGATTAAAAGGTATCTGTCCAAAAACTGATCCCTGTGGTATCCCACAGCAAAGCTCCATAACCAACACCATGAGGCATGCACATTTCTCAAGCTGACAGCAGAGTAAACATGCTTGTGCCTCAACTCCCACCTTCAAAGTCAATGTTGCCATCGGCATTAATGTCCAGCTCCTTTAACATCTCCTCCAGCTCTCCCTTCTTCAGCTTCTCCCCCAGCAGGGTCTTAAGTGCCTCCTTCAACTCCTCCTGGTTGATCTTTCCATCTCCATCGATgtcaaactttgacaaatagAAAACATGACTGTCCAGTACATCTGATTTTTAAGGATTTGCCATCGTATCTTAAATTCCAACAGGTATTTCTTGTAAAATATGTGGTAGCCGTTCATCCTTATCTTAAGTATGTAAGTGTTATGTTTGAGCTAAGATAAATATGAATCCTCTGACTGATCCTTCCTCTCCACTTTCTCTAATTTGATTGCATGATTATGAAGCAGCTGACCTGCACAAAGGCCGACTTGAGCTCCTTGAGTCCCAGCATGTCAACAGTCTCTCCCATCATCCGGGGTGCCATTAGTTCAGTAAAGTCCTCAAAGTCCATTAACCCACCCACTGTGTAGAAAAAAGAAGCTCAgtggtaaaaaaacaacaacaaccagaccaatgtaaacatgaacataaacattgtttctttcctttttcagtgCATAATGATCTTGTTATTTGTATTTAATTCCAGATATTCTTTAAAGTTCCTACGCTAGCTGCTACACTCTACCACAGTTCAGAGTTCAAGCATGTGTTTTATAGGGTTCGCAAACAATTGTAagtgatgtaaaaaaaacgatGATTTAAAAAGACAGAAACATCTGAATTAGATATCATTATAGATTTAATATCTGCTCTCATCACACATACTTCTCATCTTGATCTGTTGTACTATCTCCAGCAGCTCCATTTCAGTGGGCATGTATCCCATGGTCCTCATGCATTCAGCCACATCCTTGTAGTTCAGGTAGCCATCCTGGTCATAGTCAAACTCCTTGAAGGCCTCTTGCAACTCTGTGAAGATGGGTCAAAGGGTCAAAAGGAGATTACAGCACCTGGAGTTGTTCATCTTGTTAAATTACTATCCTGAATCTCATGTTCCAACATGTCATGGTGAAACGTAATAGTCGTGCAGAGGAAAGATCTCTTAAACTTGGTTAACTTTGTAGAGTCAGTTGCTGGGTTCTGCTTTCATGAATGTGGACAGAAAGGGAATGAAAAGAGATTCAAATGATAAAAAACTACAATAAATGAAAAGTAAGTTGCATTTAAAAGCCTATGCATGGTTACATTCTTGTTCGATGCAGCATCCCAGCATTGAAATTATTGTTGTTGGACTTTCTAACATCACTTGCTATTCATGATAAAATATCAatagtcatcatcatcatcacattgATATACAGCACTGTGCAAAGTCTTGAGCTAGCCCTCTTTTATTTTTGTCCCAGTTTCTTTTGTTTCAACTACGAAAAATACCACAGATAAAGAGTTTGACCGACacgagagatgcatctggaccttcaatTGATCCGTCtactgaggtatgccaaatgacacaagaagtggactgaaaatcagtggcaacaggtcttatagAAGGACGAGTCCTCCCCGGatctcaacattattgaagcagtgtgggatcatcttgacagagaatgtGACAAAAGGCACCTGACATCTGAAGGAGAGCtgtgggatgtccttca containing:
- the LOC142369002 gene encoding calcium-binding protein 2; its protein translation is MSKAGERTASTTSADSVDSKSGSATASPSGSVSEAPRKSSKKSKKSAESMTKVYNSVLNSVFGAERELAQGEIDELQEAFKEFDYDQDGYLNYKDVAECMRTMGYMPTEMELLEIVQQIKMRMGGLMDFEDFTELMAPRMMGETVDMLGLKELKSAFVQFDIDGDGKINQEELKEALKTLLGEKLKKGELEEMLKELDINADGNIDFEEFVMMLSIH